In Listeria swaminathanii, a single window of DNA contains:
- the folE gene encoding GTP cyclohydrolase I FolE: MEQIDKQKIADAVKVILEAVGEDPEREGLIDTPMRVARMYEEVFSGLKKDPSVHFDTIFEEQHEELVLVKDIRFSSMCEHHLVPFFGVAHVAYLPQNGRVAGLSKLARVVDDVSRRPQLQERITTNVAEIMMEKLKPLGVMVIMEAEHMCMTIRGVNKPGTKTITSAVRGAFKNDDKLRSEVLALIKHN; this comes from the coding sequence ATGGAGCAAATAGACAAACAAAAGATTGCTGACGCGGTAAAAGTTATTTTAGAAGCAGTAGGAGAAGATCCAGAACGTGAAGGACTGATTGATACACCAATGCGAGTAGCTCGTATGTATGAGGAAGTATTTTCTGGACTTAAAAAAGACCCTTCTGTTCATTTCGATACTATTTTTGAAGAACAACATGAAGAATTAGTGCTTGTGAAAGACATTCGTTTTTCGTCTATGTGTGAACATCATCTTGTCCCTTTTTTCGGAGTAGCTCACGTTGCTTACCTGCCACAAAATGGAAGAGTTGCTGGTCTTAGCAAACTTGCTCGTGTGGTAGATGATGTGAGTCGTCGCCCACAACTGCAAGAACGTATTACAACAAATGTTGCAGAAATTATGATGGAAAAACTAAAACCGCTTGGTGTGATGGTCATTATGGAAGCAGAGCATATGTGCATGACAATCCGCGGTGTCAATAAACCTGGAACAAAAACAATTACAAGTGCTGTTCGTGGCGCTTTTAAAAATGACGATAAGCTTAGAAGTGAAGTTTTGGCTTTAATTAAGCATAATTAA
- a CDS encoding HU family DNA-binding protein, translated as MANKTDLVNSVAELADLSKKDAAKAVEAVFETIQTSLSKGEKVQLIGFGNFEVRERAARKGRNPRTKEEIDIPASKVPAFKPGKALKEAVK; from the coding sequence ATGGCAAATAAAACTGATTTAGTAAACAGTGTTGCTGAATTAGCTGATCTTTCTAAAAAAGACGCAGCGAAAGCAGTTGAAGCTGTATTCGAAACTATTCAAACTTCTTTATCTAAAGGTGAAAAAGTTCAATTAATCGGATTTGGTAACTTTGAAGTACGTGAACGTGCTGCCCGTAAAGGCCGTAACCCTCGTACTAAAGAAGAAATCGACATCCCTGCAAGTAAAGTACCAGCTTTCAAACCTGGTAAAGCGCTTAAAGAAGCTGTTAAATAA
- a CDS encoding tyrosine-protein phosphatase yields the protein MEVTRTEKAVTLTWEKEEVSEGTLVFVSSSPSLEANSEPVFKVTSEVDHYTYETKDIPVYFFLQAPNGDKTVVSERILPLESVFNFRDMGGYASENGKHVKWGKLYRSSNLVNINKADAALLQKLHIKWICDLRSSSEVKAQPTPAIEGVLNKHIPIGTAKNEETKLPVTDDKTIYEPLMGDSYRVFVQSVEGFKEIFTEVLEDTKAGLPFVFHCTAGKDRTGVLGALLLTLLDVPEKTIFADYAITNRYQDDILKEMGGIIALFAGGAEKIDLEIFRPMAEARPEYLEIAFDEMKKQYGSVANYLEKGIGITAAEKAAFQKEMLE from the coding sequence ATGGAAGTTACTCGTACAGAAAAAGCCGTAACATTAACGTGGGAAAAAGAAGAAGTCAGCGAAGGAACATTGGTTTTTGTAAGTAGTAGTCCTAGCCTAGAAGCAAATAGTGAGCCTGTTTTCAAGGTGACCAGTGAGGTCGATCATTATACTTATGAAACAAAGGATATCCCTGTATATTTCTTTTTACAGGCGCCAAATGGAGACAAGACGGTTGTTTCAGAACGCATTTTACCGCTCGAAAGTGTCTTTAATTTTCGCGATATGGGCGGTTATGCGTCCGAAAATGGGAAACATGTGAAATGGGGCAAATTATATCGCTCTTCTAATTTGGTGAATATTAACAAAGCGGATGCAGCATTGCTTCAAAAATTACATATTAAATGGATTTGTGATTTGCGCAGTAGCTCGGAAGTAAAAGCACAGCCTACGCCAGCAATTGAAGGTGTATTAAATAAGCATATTCCAATCGGTACAGCCAAAAATGAAGAAACGAAGCTACCTGTAACGGATGATAAAACGATTTACGAGCCACTTATGGGCGATAGCTATCGTGTATTTGTTCAATCGGTTGAAGGTTTTAAAGAGATTTTTACGGAAGTTTTAGAAGATACTAAAGCGGGACTTCCATTCGTATTTCACTGCACGGCAGGAAAAGACCGTACAGGCGTTTTAGGAGCATTATTGTTAACGTTGCTAGATGTGCCAGAAAAAACGATTTTCGCCGATTACGCCATCACTAATCGCTATCAGGATGATATTTTAAAAGAAATGGGTGGAATTATTGCACTCTTTGCGGGTGGAGCAGAAAAAATCGATTTAGAAATATTCCGTCCAATGGCAGAAGCACGTCCTGAATATTTGGAAATTGCTTTTGATGAAATGAAAAAACAATATGGTTCTGTAGCTAATTATTTAGAAAAAGGAATTGGAATTACAGCGGCAGAAAAAGCAGCTTTCCAAAAAGAAATGTTAGAATAA
- a CDS encoding NAD(P)H-dependent glycerol-3-phosphate dehydrogenase gives MTQKKVAILGAGSWGTGLALVLADNNHKPVIWGNLDKIVNEINESHTNSHYLPDIILPTEVKATLSLDEAIDGAEIVVIAIPTNAMRIVCKQLNEALKEPTILVHVSKGIEPETNLRMSEVIEEEVDAEKRKALVVLSGPSHAEEVALRHPTTLCASCKDLTAAEIVQDRFINNNLRIYTNDDVIGAEIGGALKNIIALGAGISDGLGYGDNAKAALMTRGMAEITRLGVAVGSNPQTFYGLTGIGDLIVTCTSVHSRNWRAGNMLGKGENLDEVLEKMGMVVEGVRTAKAVHGWAKKLDIDMPITESIYAILFENKDAREAVDLLMGRKKKIEKESF, from the coding sequence ATGACACAGAAAAAAGTAGCTATTCTTGGCGCTGGAAGTTGGGGAACAGGTCTTGCACTTGTCCTAGCCGATAATAATCATAAACCAGTTATTTGGGGAAACTTAGATAAAATTGTGAATGAAATTAACGAATCGCACACGAATAGTCACTATTTGCCAGATATTATTTTACCAACTGAGGTAAAAGCGACATTATCACTTGATGAAGCGATTGATGGTGCAGAAATTGTCGTGATTGCTATTCCAACAAATGCGATGCGTATCGTTTGTAAGCAGCTGAATGAAGCGTTAAAAGAACCAACTATTTTAGTACATGTAAGTAAAGGTATTGAACCTGAAACGAATCTTAGAATGTCCGAAGTGATTGAAGAAGAAGTGGACGCAGAAAAACGCAAAGCACTTGTGGTTCTTTCTGGACCAAGTCATGCGGAAGAAGTGGCGCTTCGTCATCCAACAACGCTTTGTGCGAGCTGTAAAGATTTAACGGCAGCTGAAATCGTTCAAGATCGTTTTATCAATAACAACTTACGCATTTATACGAATGATGATGTAATCGGTGCAGAAATTGGTGGCGCGCTGAAAAATATTATCGCATTAGGCGCAGGAATCTCTGACGGCCTTGGTTACGGCGATAATGCTAAAGCGGCACTAATGACTCGCGGAATGGCAGAAATCACTCGTCTCGGCGTTGCTGTGGGCTCTAATCCGCAAACCTTCTACGGGCTAACTGGTATCGGGGACTTAATTGTTACTTGTACAAGTGTGCATTCACGTAATTGGCGCGCAGGTAACATGCTCGGTAAAGGCGAGAATTTAGATGAAGTATTAGAAAAAATGGGTATGGTCGTTGAAGGTGTTCGAACAGCCAAAGCAGTACATGGTTGGGCGAAAAAACTAGATATCGATATGCCGATTACTGAATCGATCTACGCGATTTTATTTGAAAATAAAGATGCTCGTGAAGCAGTTGATTTATTAATGGGTCGTAAAAAGAAAATCGAAAAAGAATCATTTTAA
- the der gene encoding ribosome biogenesis GTPase Der: MAKPVVAIVGRPNVGKSTIFNRIVGERVSIVEDVPGVTRDRIYNSAEWLGKEFNIIDTGGIDLSDEPFLEQIRAQAEIAIDEADVIIFITNGREGVTDADEQVAKILYRSNKPIVLAINKVDNPEMRDQIYDFYALGFGEPYPISGSHGLGLGDMLDAVRAHFPKEEEEEYPDDTVKFSLIGRPNVGKSSILNALLGEDRVIVSDIAGTTRDAIDTTYTFDGQDYVMIDTAGMRKRGKVYESTEKYSVLRAMRAIERSDVVLVVINAEEGIREQDKRIAGYAHDAGRAIIIVVNKWDAINKDEKTINVWTEDIREQFQFLSYAPIVFVSAKTKQRLNNLFPLINQVSDNHSLRVQSSMLNDVISDAVAMNPSPMDKGKRLKIFYTTQVAVKPPTFVVFVNDPELMHFSYERFLENRIREAFPFDGTPIRVIARKRK; encoded by the coding sequence ATGGCAAAACCAGTTGTAGCGATTGTCGGACGTCCAAACGTTGGCAAATCGACTATTTTTAACAGAATCGTTGGTGAACGTGTTTCCATAGTGGAAGATGTTCCCGGTGTGACACGTGACCGCATATATAATTCAGCGGAATGGCTTGGAAAAGAATTTAACATTATTGATACAGGTGGTATTGATCTTTCCGATGAACCATTCTTAGAGCAAATTCGCGCACAAGCGGAAATCGCAATTGATGAAGCAGACGTAATTATTTTTATTACCAATGGTCGTGAAGGGGTTACCGATGCAGACGAACAAGTAGCAAAAATTCTTTACCGGTCTAATAAACCAATTGTTTTAGCGATTAATAAAGTAGATAATCCAGAAATGCGCGATCAAATTTATGATTTTTATGCGCTTGGATTTGGTGAGCCGTATCCGATTTCTGGTTCACATGGACTAGGACTTGGCGATATGCTTGATGCTGTTCGCGCTCATTTTCCAAAAGAAGAAGAGGAAGAATATCCTGATGATACAGTGAAATTCAGTTTGATTGGTCGACCAAATGTTGGGAAATCTTCCATTCTAAATGCACTGCTTGGCGAAGACCGTGTGATTGTTTCAGATATTGCAGGAACAACTCGTGATGCAATTGATACAACTTATACGTTCGATGGTCAAGATTACGTTATGATTGATACAGCCGGAATGAGAAAACGTGGGAAAGTGTATGAAAGCACAGAGAAATATAGTGTGCTTCGTGCAATGAGAGCAATTGAACGCTCTGACGTTGTTCTTGTGGTTATCAACGCGGAAGAAGGCATTCGTGAGCAAGATAAACGAATTGCTGGATATGCGCATGATGCCGGACGTGCGATTATTATTGTTGTAAACAAATGGGATGCAATTAATAAAGATGAAAAAACAATTAATGTATGGACAGAAGATATTCGGGAGCAATTCCAATTCTTGAGCTATGCACCAATTGTCTTTGTATCTGCTAAAACAAAACAACGCTTAAATAACTTATTCCCACTCATTAACCAAGTGAGCGATAACCATTCATTACGTGTACAATCAAGTATGCTAAATGACGTTATTAGTGATGCCGTTGCAATGAATCCATCACCAATGGACAAAGGGAAACGACTTAAAATCTTCTATACAACACAAGTGGCTGTTAAACCACCGACATTTGTTGTATTTGTTAATGATCCAGAACTAATGCATTTCTCTTATGAACGTTTCTTAGAAAACCGTATTAGAGAAGCATTTCCGTTTGATGGTACGCCAATTCGAGTAATTGCTCGTAAGCGTAAGTAA
- the rpsA gene encoding 30S ribosomal protein S1, with protein MSEDLFDVEVRNFEEGDKVTGTVTSVEDKQAYVGIPGSKLDGVVPISELSNIHVETASDVVSVGDTLDLIVTKVEDDVLVLSKRKVDAEKASDDIKAKFESGEVFEAVVSDVVKGGLVVDLGVRAFVPASLVEDHFVEDFADYKGTTLTFKVVEFEPENNRVILSHRAVVETEKASQKQALLSEIKEGDVIEGTVQRLANFGAFVDIGGVDGLVHISQISYKHIATPQEVLEEGQKVTVKVIGIDPENERISLSIKANLPGPWDGISEKAPVGSVLEGKVVRLVTFGAFVEIFPGVEGLVHISQISHEHIGTPQEVLSEGQTVEVKVLEVNEADKRLSLSIKDLQDAPVEEADYELPEESTGFQMSDLIGDKLKGLQNDDK; from the coding sequence ATGTCTGAAGATTTATTTGATGTGGAAGTTAGAAATTTTGAAGAAGGAGACAAAGTCACTGGCACAGTTACAAGCGTGGAAGATAAACAAGCTTATGTTGGTATTCCGGGTAGCAAACTTGATGGTGTCGTTCCAATAAGTGAACTTTCCAATATACATGTGGAGACAGCTTCTGACGTTGTAAGCGTAGGCGACACACTTGATTTGATTGTCACTAAAGTAGAAGACGATGTACTTGTTTTATCTAAAAGAAAAGTGGATGCCGAAAAAGCATCTGATGATATTAAAGCGAAATTTGAGTCTGGTGAAGTTTTTGAAGCAGTAGTGAGCGACGTTGTTAAAGGCGGATTAGTTGTTGACCTAGGTGTTCGTGCATTTGTTCCAGCTTCTCTAGTAGAAGATCATTTTGTGGAAGATTTTGCAGATTACAAAGGAACAACCCTTACTTTCAAAGTAGTAGAATTTGAACCAGAAAATAACCGAGTAATTTTAAGCCATCGTGCAGTTGTGGAAACAGAAAAAGCTAGTCAAAAACAAGCGCTACTCAGCGAAATCAAAGAAGGCGACGTGATTGAAGGTACTGTTCAACGCTTAGCTAATTTTGGTGCATTCGTTGATATCGGTGGCGTGGACGGACTAGTTCACATCTCACAAATTTCTTATAAACATATTGCAACACCACAAGAAGTCCTAGAAGAAGGACAAAAAGTAACAGTGAAAGTTATCGGGATTGATCCTGAAAACGAACGCATTTCGCTTTCTATTAAAGCGAATTTACCTGGACCTTGGGATGGCATTTCTGAAAAAGCGCCAGTTGGTTCTGTTTTAGAAGGTAAAGTAGTTCGTCTAGTTACATTTGGTGCTTTTGTGGAAATATTCCCTGGAGTAGAAGGTTTGGTTCATATTTCTCAAATCTCTCATGAACATATTGGGACACCACAAGAAGTTCTTTCAGAAGGTCAAACTGTAGAAGTGAAAGTACTTGAAGTAAATGAAGCAGATAAACGCTTATCTTTAAGTATTAAAGATTTACAAGATGCGCCAGTAGAAGAGGCTGATTATGAACTTCCAGAAGAAAGCACTGGATTCCAAATGAGCGATTTAATTGGTGATAAACTAAAAGGTCTTCAAAACGACGATAAATAA
- the cmk gene encoding (d)CMP kinase: MTKKICIAIDGPAAAGKSTVAKIVAKKLRFVYIDTGAMYRAVTYIALQNNLAYDDEKAIAALLEKTVIRFEPGEVQQVFVGEENVTEVIRSLEVTNHVSIVAAHPAIREALQKRQQVFATEGGIVMDGRDIGTAVLPNAELKIFLLASVEERAERRYKENMAKGFAGDLNQLKKEIEERDHLDYTREHSPLKKAEDAIEVDTTSMSIDEVANKILSLAELKINN; the protein is encoded by the coding sequence ATGACTAAAAAAATATGTATCGCGATTGATGGGCCAGCTGCGGCAGGGAAAAGTACGGTGGCAAAAATCGTTGCGAAAAAATTGCGTTTTGTTTATATTGATACGGGTGCCATGTATCGCGCGGTAACGTATATCGCTTTACAAAATAACCTAGCATATGACGACGAAAAAGCTATTGCTGCTTTGCTGGAAAAAACAGTTATTCGTTTTGAGCCAGGCGAAGTGCAGCAAGTATTTGTAGGCGAGGAAAATGTGACAGAAGTGATTCGTTCATTAGAAGTCACGAATCATGTATCCATCGTTGCGGCACATCCGGCCATTCGCGAAGCACTTCAAAAACGCCAACAAGTTTTTGCGACAGAGGGTGGAATTGTTATGGACGGTCGCGATATCGGTACAGCGGTTCTTCCAAATGCAGAACTAAAAATCTTCTTACTAGCAAGTGTAGAAGAACGAGCAGAACGTCGTTATAAAGAAAATATGGCGAAAGGTTTTGCCGGAGACTTAAACCAACTCAAAAAAGAAATTGAAGAACGAGATCATTTAGATTATACAAGAGAACATTCGCCGCTCAAAAAAGCGGAAGATGCAATTGAGGTAGATACCACATCTATGTCGATTGACGAAGTGGCTAATAAAATTCTTTCACTAGCTGAACTAAAAATCAATAATTGA
- a CDS encoding asparaginase, translated as MAKVALITTGGTIASKKTASGKLASGELSGEELAALCQLPTEIQIDIYSTFQLPSMHITLPDLISLKQLIESIFMDETYDGIVVTHGTDSLEETAYFLDLAVTDARPVVVTGSQRAPEEPGTDAYINIRHAIYTACEINLRQAGTVVVFNERIFAARYVKKVHASNIQGFSAFGFGYLGIIDNDQVFLYQKPLEHECFDIRLDLPNVVVIKCYIGADGLFIDAAIDSGVGGIVLEGVGRGQVAPKMMPAIIRALDAGIPVVITTSAEEGNVYTTYDYEGSTFDLYNRGVILGKDYDSKKARMKLMVLLASQEEINQTNFR; from the coding sequence ATGGCAAAAGTGGCACTAATTACAACAGGCGGTACGATTGCAAGTAAGAAAACAGCATCAGGAAAACTTGCATCAGGTGAATTATCTGGAGAAGAATTAGCTGCATTATGCCAATTACCAACAGAAATTCAAATCGATATCTATTCGACTTTTCAACTTCCATCTATGCATATTACACTTCCAGATTTAATCAGTTTAAAACAATTGATTGAATCTATCTTTATGGATGAAACGTATGATGGAATTGTAGTGACACACGGAACGGATTCATTAGAAGAAACGGCTTATTTTCTCGACCTTGCCGTAACCGATGCTCGTCCAGTCGTTGTAACTGGTTCGCAGCGAGCGCCAGAAGAGCCGGGGACAGATGCTTATATTAATATTCGTCATGCGATTTACACAGCATGTGAAATAAATTTACGTCAAGCGGGAACGGTCGTTGTTTTCAATGAACGGATTTTCGCGGCGAGATATGTAAAGAAAGTTCATGCGTCCAATATCCAAGGCTTTAGCGCATTTGGTTTTGGTTATCTGGGTATCATTGATAATGACCAAGTATTTCTTTATCAAAAGCCGCTTGAGCATGAATGTTTTGACATTCGACTAGATCTTCCTAATGTCGTTGTGATTAAATGTTACATTGGCGCAGATGGTTTGTTTATTGATGCGGCAATTGATAGTGGTGTTGGAGGAATTGTTTTAGAAGGTGTCGGTCGCGGGCAAGTTGCTCCAAAAATGATGCCAGCGATTATCAGAGCGTTAGATGCGGGAATCCCAGTTGTTATTACAACGAGCGCGGAAGAAGGCAATGTATATACTACATATGATTATGAAGGTAGCACGTTTGACTTATATAATCGTGGAGTTATTTTAGGCAAGGATTACGATAGCAAGAAAGCGCGGATGAAATTAATGGTACTTTTAGCATCCCAAGAAGAAATTAATCAAACCAATTTCAGATAA
- a CDS encoding LysM peptidoglycan-binding domain-containing protein gives MVKTRKEKREYEEPADYDMNPEGQDEFNNEPPMLSRSDSRKVKKKTIFRYPLLNLLIVFFLLIPIVIVIVFVTVQNMGSSNEVKTETESTVNVSDNTQSKEDKEKAKKAAEEKAAAEKAAEEKKAAEEKAAADKKTQEEEAVKAANARKEQEAAEEKKAAEEKAAADKAAADKAAQKKASESTQKKSGGGSHTVKAGDTLYSIARSAYGQAGAAAGVEKIKQANGLGSNNVPVGTVLTIPQ, from the coding sequence GTGGTAAAAACAAGAAAAGAAAAACGGGAATATGAAGAACCGGCTGATTATGACATGAATCCTGAAGGACAGGATGAATTCAATAATGAACCGCCGATGTTATCCCGTTCTGATAGCAGAAAAGTAAAAAAGAAAACCATTTTTAGATACCCATTACTTAATTTATTGATTGTATTTTTCTTATTAATTCCAATCGTTATTGTAATTGTATTTGTTACAGTACAAAATATGGGTTCGTCAAATGAAGTAAAGACAGAAACAGAATCAACTGTCAATGTATCTGACAACACACAATCGAAAGAAGATAAAGAAAAAGCCAAGAAAGCTGCCGAAGAAAAAGCGGCTGCTGAAAAGGCTGCTGAAGAAAAGAAAGCTGCGGAAGAAAAAGCTGCAGCAGATAAGAAAACACAAGAAGAAGAGGCAGTTAAAGCTGCAAATGCAAGAAAAGAACAAGAAGCTGCGGAAGAAAAGAAAGCCGCGGAAGAAAAAGCCGCAGCCGACAAAGCAGCTGCTGATAAAGCTGCACAGAAAAAAGCAAGTGAATCCACGCAGAAAAAATCTGGCGGTGGCTCTCACACAGTTAAAGCTGGCGATACCTTATACAGCATTGCACGTTCCGCATATGGACAAGCTGGAGCAGCGGCTGGGGTAGAAAAAATTAAACAAGCCAATGGACTGGGAAGTAATAATGTTCCAGTTGGCACAGTTCTAACAATTCCACAGTAA
- a CDS encoding RecQ family ATP-dependent DNA helicase — MNLEQELKDYLGFDEFRPGQKEVIETALAKRNSFAMLPTGTGKTICYQLAGHLMDGLVLIVSPLLSLMQDQMERMRAHGERRVAALNSFLKREEKSRILANIHLYKFIFLSPEMLNNEAVKSLLLKQKISLFVIDEAHCISQWGHDFRPDYLMLGQFIKEANFPVTMVLTATATKKVRADILTQLQLTDCEQIIYSVNRPNISLQVEKFSNQQLKKERLYDLVRKLQTPGIIYFSSKKLAESIAHELREMAELRVAYYHGDMEAEDRIVIQQQFVYGQLDIICATSAFGMGIDKADIRFVIHYHMPADLEAYLQEIGRAGRDGQNSIAILLYANGDEFIQMQLADQDIPDASLINLTNEQRKTLPETEQRFIEYYQRSGLSAQELTAKMDYRKKWKRANLQQFIGYLHTEDCRRNYIMRYFEEPPLEVTAENCCDLDGAKISDFEKQEKAEQKEIPTWESYLAYLLQ, encoded by the coding sequence GTGAACTTAGAACAAGAACTAAAAGACTATCTCGGTTTTGATGAATTTCGCCCCGGTCAAAAAGAAGTCATTGAAACGGCTTTAGCGAAGCGAAACTCTTTTGCGATGTTACCTACTGGAACGGGGAAAACGATTTGTTATCAATTAGCGGGACATTTGATGGATGGATTAGTGTTGATAGTATCGCCACTTCTTTCATTGATGCAAGACCAGATGGAGCGAATGCGCGCTCACGGGGAAAGACGAGTGGCGGCTCTTAATAGCTTTTTGAAACGGGAAGAGAAAAGTCGAATCTTAGCGAATATTCATTTATATAAATTTATTTTTTTATCACCAGAAATGTTAAATAATGAAGCGGTAAAAAGTTTGCTGTTAAAACAAAAAATCAGCTTATTTGTTATTGATGAAGCGCATTGTATTTCTCAGTGGGGACACGATTTTAGACCAGATTATTTGATGTTAGGTCAGTTTATCAAAGAAGCCAATTTTCCTGTGACGATGGTGCTTACGGCCACAGCGACGAAGAAAGTTCGGGCAGATATTTTAACGCAACTGCAACTAACGGATTGTGAGCAAATCATTTACTCGGTTAATCGGCCGAATATTTCTTTGCAAGTAGAGAAGTTTTCTAACCAACAACTGAAAAAAGAGCGTTTATATGATCTCGTTCGCAAACTGCAAACACCAGGAATTATTTATTTTTCGAGTAAAAAATTAGCGGAAAGCATTGCGCATGAATTAAGGGAAATGGCCGAATTAAGAGTTGCTTATTATCATGGCGATATGGAGGCCGAAGATAGAATTGTTATTCAGCAACAATTTGTTTATGGGCAATTAGATATTATTTGCGCTACTAGTGCGTTTGGAATGGGGATTGATAAGGCTGATATTCGCTTTGTCATCCATTATCATATGCCAGCGGATTTAGAAGCTTATTTACAAGAAATCGGACGAGCTGGGCGTGATGGTCAGAACAGTATCGCCATTTTGCTATATGCAAACGGGGATGAATTTATCCAAATGCAATTAGCAGATCAAGATATACCGGACGCTAGTTTAATTAATTTGACGAATGAACAACGCAAAACTTTGCCAGAAACAGAGCAACGTTTCATTGAGTATTATCAAAGAAGTGGTTTAAGTGCGCAAGAATTAACCGCCAAAATGGACTACCGAAAAAAATGGAAACGAGCGAATCTGCAACAATTTATAGGTTACCTTCATACAGAAGATTGTCGCCGTAATTATATTATGCGTTATTTTGAAGAACCGCCGCTAGAAGTCACTGCAGAAAATTGTTGTGATTTGGATGGCGCAAAAATATCCGATTTTGAAAAACAAGAAAAAGCGGAACAAAAAGAAATCCCAACGTGGGAAAGCTATTTAGCTTATTTGTTGCAATAG
- a CDS encoding helix-turn-helix domain-containing protein, whose protein sequence is MDMLDYYIMTILEKSITPRKLPFIHTVLAGRRTGQAVQDIHLFQMQHLFGLVPNLKANYLEIRLAELVRQGAIISTENGYLTKEKLAVNFDNNYPAFRGFTLQRQAFDFFAHLRLAVQVVSNKHHQESYYLPVIRDKKVQQFIKQWLQQQDKVNLADKLYAELIRWFEKLAVARPEFLVERFSGGELMGYTTEQIATKYQVEKWDVYFEVLHEIHRLLTAMKERPEEWPLLASFVPDELTGLTTSAMQTYSFWQNGADLEAIERIRNLKISTIQDHFVEIRATLKDADVPYLPEETTIKTINTKKWNLLREIKAEFPDLDYYQIRLAVVSREDEQ, encoded by the coding sequence TTGGATATGCTTGATTATTATATAATGACAATTTTAGAAAAAAGTATTACCCCTAGGAAATTGCCGTTTATCCATACGGTTTTAGCGGGACGAAGAACGGGGCAAGCTGTTCAAGATATCCATCTTTTTCAAATGCAACATTTATTTGGACTTGTGCCAAATCTGAAGGCGAACTATCTTGAAATTCGGCTAGCAGAATTGGTGAGGCAAGGTGCGATTATTTCTACGGAAAATGGCTATCTTACCAAAGAGAAACTAGCAGTCAACTTTGACAATAACTATCCAGCTTTTCGAGGCTTTACTTTGCAGCGGCAAGCATTTGATTTTTTCGCCCATTTACGGCTTGCTGTGCAAGTAGTCAGCAATAAGCACCATCAAGAGAGTTATTATTTACCAGTCATTCGTGATAAGAAAGTCCAGCAGTTTATTAAGCAGTGGCTACAGCAGCAAGACAAGGTTAATTTAGCAGATAAATTATACGCAGAACTCATTCGCTGGTTTGAAAAATTAGCAGTAGCTAGGCCAGAATTTTTAGTGGAACGGTTTTCTGGCGGGGAATTAATGGGATATACAACGGAACAGATTGCCACGAAGTATCAAGTAGAGAAGTGGGATGTCTATTTTGAAGTGCTTCATGAAATCCACCGGTTGTTGACTGCGATGAAAGAACGTCCGGAAGAGTGGCCGTTATTAGCCAGTTTCGTGCCAGATGAGCTGACAGGACTCACAACTTCGGCAATGCAAACCTATTCATTTTGGCAAAATGGAGCAGATTTAGAAGCGATTGAACGAATACGTAATCTGAAAATAAGTACAATCCAAGATCATTTTGTGGAAATTCGGGCTACTTTGAAGGATGCAGATGTCCCGTATTTACCAGAAGAAACCACGATAAAAACAATTAATACAAAAAAATGGAATTTACTTCGGGAAATAAAAGCGGAATTTCCGGACTTGGATTACTATCAAATTCGGTTGGCGGTTGTTAGTAGGGAGGACGAGCAGTGA
- a CDS encoding ferredoxin → MKYSLVEKDTCIACGACSIHAPDVFDYDTEGLAFNILDNNTGTKEIPEDLVEMVIDAEFACPSLSIKVSDSPFN, encoded by the coding sequence TTGAAGTATTCTCTTGTCGAAAAAGACACTTGTATAGCTTGTGGAGCTTGTTCCATTCACGCCCCCGATGTTTTTGATTACGATACAGAAGGTCTTGCCTTTAATATATTAGATAATAATACTGGAACAAAAGAAATCCCCGAAGACTTAGTAGAAATGGTGATAGATGCTGAATTTGCTTGTCCGTCGCTGTCGATCAAAGTTTCTGATAGTCCATTTAATTAA